In Labilibaculum sp. DW002, one DNA window encodes the following:
- a CDS encoding NAD(P)H-dependent glycerol-3-phosphate dehydrogenase, protein MNESSKIAIIGGGSWATAIAKILRENVQGINWYMRNPDTISQFKQLSHNPRYITGAEFDIDKINFSDNIDEVVSNSDVIIFAIPSAFLKNALKKLTVSLEDKFIVSAIKGIVPDENMIIGDFFHKIYQVPTDSIGVISGPCHAEEVAMERLSYLTISCQDSEKASFLADKLECSYIMTTISDDIYGTEYAAVLKNVFAIAAGICHGLRYGDNFQSVLISNAIQEIKRFVDTVHPITRDIKSSAYLGDLLVTCYSQFSRNRTFGTMVGKGYSVKTAQLEMHMIAEGYYAVKCIKEINEKYNVHMPITMAVYNILYEKIAPSIEIKLLTEDLR, encoded by the coding sequence ATGAACGAATCTTCTAAAATAGCCATTATTGGTGGAGGAAGTTGGGCTACTGCTATCGCAAAAATCCTTAGGGAAAATGTGCAAGGGATTAACTGGTACATGCGTAACCCAGACACCATTAGTCAATTTAAGCAATTGAGTCACAATCCTCGATATATTACCGGTGCTGAATTTGATATCGATAAAATCAACTTTTCGGATAATATAGATGAAGTTGTTTCAAACTCAGATGTGATCATATTTGCAATTCCATCTGCTTTCTTAAAAAATGCGCTAAAAAAGCTTACAGTAAGTTTAGAAGATAAATTCATCGTTTCAGCTATTAAAGGTATTGTTCCTGATGAGAATATGATTATTGGAGATTTTTTCCATAAAATTTACCAGGTCCCCACTGATAGCATCGGGGTTATCTCAGGTCCTTGTCATGCCGAGGAAGTTGCAATGGAACGTTTATCCTATTTAACTATTTCTTGTCAGGATTCTGAGAAAGCTAGTTTCTTAGCTGACAAGTTAGAATGTTCTTATATCATGACAACCATATCAGATGACATTTATGGGACTGAATATGCAGCTGTTTTGAAGAATGTTTTTGCCATCGCTGCAGGTATTTGTCACGGTTTGCGATATGGTGATAATTTCCAATCGGTATTAATTTCCAATGCCATTCAAGAAATTAAACGCTTTGTTGATACTGTTCATCCCATTACAAGAGATATTAAAAGTTCAGCTTATTTAGGAGACCTTTTAGTAACTTGCTATTCACAGTTTAGTCGTAACAGAACATTCGGAACAATGGTAGGAAAAGGCTATTCAGTAAAAACAGCACAGCTTGAGATGCATATGATTGCCGAAGGTTATTATGCTGTAAAGTGTATTAAAGAAATAAACGAAAAGTATAATGTACATATGCCTATAACCATGGCTGTTTACAATATTTTATACGAGAAAATTGCTCCGTCAATTGAAATTAAATTGTTAACGGAAGATTTACGATAA
- the lipA gene encoding lipoyl synthase — protein MKMKRKPDWLKIQLPKGDDYSYVNGIVRDHGLHTICSSGKCPNVGECWGNGTATFMILGNICTRACKFCNVKTGKPLAADWKEPRRLAKSIKLMKLKHAVITSVDRDDLEDGGSGIWAETIKEIRKNNPTTTLEVLIPDFNGKEEDIQRVIDEKPEVISHNLETVRRLTPEVRSRAKYDLSLQVLKQIADSGIVAKSGIMLGLGETEEEIYQVMDDLLAVGVKVMTIGQYLQPSRQHLAVEEYVTPETFKKYETVGLEKGFTFCESTPLVRSSYHAERHVNALNLKQTLKND, from the coding sequence ATGAAGATGAAGAGAAAACCAGATTGGTTGAAAATACAATTGCCTAAGGGCGATGATTACTCATATGTGAATGGAATTGTTCGCGATCATGGTTTGCACACAATTTGCTCAAGCGGAAAATGTCCCAATGTAGGAGAATGTTGGGGTAATGGAACCGCAACTTTCATGATATTGGGAAATATCTGCACAAGAGCCTGTAAGTTTTGTAATGTAAAAACGGGTAAACCTCTTGCAGCAGATTGGAAGGAGCCACGTCGTTTGGCCAAATCTATTAAGTTGATGAAACTTAAGCATGCGGTTATCACATCGGTAGATCGTGATGATCTTGAAGATGGTGGATCTGGGATTTGGGCTGAAACCATTAAGGAAATCAGAAAGAATAACCCAACTACGACATTAGAAGTCTTGATTCCAGATTTTAATGGTAAGGAAGAAGATATTCAGCGAGTAATAGATGAGAAGCCAGAAGTGATTTCTCACAATCTGGAAACGGTTCGTCGACTAACGCCTGAAGTGCGTAGCCGTGCCAAATATGATTTAAGCTTACAGGTTCTGAAGCAAATAGCTGATTCAGGAATTGTTGCTAAATCCGGAATTATGCTGGGTTTAGGTGAAACAGAAGAAGAAATCTATCAGGTAATGGATGATTTGTTGGCAGTAGGTGTTAAGGTGATGACAATTGGACAATACCTTCAACCATCTCGTCAGCACTTAGCTGTTGAGGAGTATGTAACACCTGAAACTTTCAAGAAATATGAAACTGTAGGTTTGGAAAAAGGATTTACATTCTGTGAGAGTACGCCTTTGGTGCGTTCATCTTACCATGCAGAGCGACATGTAAATGCGTTGAATTTAAAACAGACTTTGAAAAATGACTAA
- the lipB gene encoding lipoyl(octanoyl) transferase LipB — protein sequence MTKTIFRDLGSIDYKEAWDYQEELFDEVLKSKQDNADLPAEEKKLSNNYLLFCEHPHVYTIGKSGKEQNMLLNMIQLQAKNATFHKINRGGDITYHGPGQIVGYPILNLETYDMGIKNYIDNLEQAVINCIADYGLEGHRLEGATGVWLDIDKPSVRKICAIGVRVSRWVSMHGFAFNVNTDLDYFGYINPCGFQDKGVTSLKKELGKELDIEEVKHNLKNHIANLFDMTFKND from the coding sequence ATGACTAAGACTATTTTTCGCGATCTTGGATCAATCGATTATAAGGAAGCTTGGGATTATCAGGAAGAATTATTTGATGAGGTTTTAAAATCGAAACAAGATAATGCTGATTTGCCAGCTGAAGAAAAGAAGCTGAGCAATAACTATCTTTTATTCTGCGAGCATCCTCATGTGTATACTATTGGGAAAAGTGGTAAAGAGCAGAACATGCTACTTAATATGATTCAGCTACAAGCGAAAAATGCTACTTTCCATAAGATTAATAGAGGGGGTGACATTACTTATCATGGACCAGGGCAAATTGTAGGTTATCCAATTCTAAATTTGGAGACTTACGATATGGGAATTAAAAACTATATCGATAATCTCGAACAAGCGGTAATTAATTGTATTGCTGATTATGGATTAGAAGGTCATCGTCTTGAAGGTGCAACAGGTGTTTGGCTGGATATTGATAAACCAAGTGTTCGAAAGATCTGTGCCATAGGTGTTCGTGTAAGCAGATGGGTGAGTATGCACGGTTTTGCTTTTAATGTAAACACCGATTTAGACTATTTTGGATATATAAATCCATGTGGTTTTCAAGACAAGGGAGTCACATCTTTAAAAAAAGAACTGGGTAAAGAGCTTGATATCGAGGAGGTAAAACATAACTTGAAAAATCATATCGCTAACTTGTTTGATATGACGTTTAAAAATGACTAA
- a CDS encoding uracil-xanthine permease family protein, whose amino-acid sequence MILSQENGAPNFDSPAKRIIVGVQFLFVAFGATVLVPLLVGIDPAVALFTAGVGTLIFHLITKGMVPVFLGSSFAFIAPIVAATELYGFAGTLSGLIAVGVVYGIVSGIIKTWGLRVIEKIFPAVVVGPVIMIIGLSLAPVAVNMAKTNWAIASVVLLTAVLIVVYAKGIMKLIPIFCGIIVGYILSIILGAVDFTPIQEASWIALPEFVRPEFSWGAILYMLPVAVAPVIEHVGDMYAIGGVANKEFVKKPGLHRTILGDGVATAFAGFFGGPPNTTYSEVTGAIALTKITNPAILRIAAITAICFSVIGKVSAFLKTIPQAVLGGIMLLLFGMIASIGIKTLIEAKADFSKTRNQVIISIILTVGIGGAQISYDNFSLAGIGLASVVGVVLNLILPDKSKAIKGSEES is encoded by the coding sequence ATGATCCTATCTCAAGAAAATGGGGCTCCGAACTTCGACAGCCCAGCAAAAAGAATTATTGTCGGGGTACAGTTTTTATTTGTTGCTTTCGGAGCAACTGTTCTCGTTCCTCTTCTTGTCGGTATTGATCCGGCAGTAGCACTATTCACAGCAGGAGTCGGCACCCTTATCTTTCATTTGATAACAAAGGGTATGGTTCCTGTTTTTTTAGGCAGTAGTTTTGCCTTTATTGCACCTATTGTAGCCGCAACTGAGCTTTACGGCTTTGCCGGAACTCTATCAGGATTAATAGCAGTTGGTGTGGTTTACGGTATTGTTTCAGGAATTATTAAAACCTGGGGGCTCCGAGTAATCGAAAAAATTTTCCCGGCAGTAGTTGTTGGACCTGTTATCATGATTATTGGTTTATCTTTAGCTCCTGTAGCTGTTAATATGGCTAAAACAAACTGGGCTATTGCTTCTGTCGTTTTACTTACAGCCGTTTTGATTGTTGTTTACGCAAAAGGTATTATGAAATTGATTCCTATTTTTTGTGGAATCATCGTTGGATATATCCTTTCTATCATATTAGGTGCTGTTGATTTCACACCTATCCAGGAAGCTTCATGGATTGCTTTACCAGAATTCGTAAGACCAGAATTCTCTTGGGGAGCTATTCTTTATATGTTACCTGTAGCTGTTGCTCCGGTAATTGAACACGTTGGTGACATGTATGCAATTGGCGGAGTAGCAAACAAAGAATTTGTTAAAAAACCTGGTTTACACCGTACTATCTTAGGTGATGGTGTGGCAACTGCTTTTGCAGGATTTTTTGGTGGGCCACCAAACACAACTTATTCAGAGGTGACTGGTGCTATCGCTCTTACAAAAATTACAAACCCAGCTATTCTGAGAATTGCGGCAATTACAGCTATCTGTTTTTCAGTTATTGGAAAAGTAAGTGCATTCCTTAAAACAATTCCACAGGCTGTATTAGGTGGTATTATGCTTCTTCTTTTCGGTATGATTGCCAGTATTGGTATCAAAACTCTAATAGAAGCCAAAGCTGATTTCAGCAAGACAAGAAATCAAGTTATCATTTCTATTATTTTGACTGTTGGAATTGGTGGAGCCCAGATTTCGTATGACAATTTCTCTTTAGCAGGAATTGGTTTAGCATCGGTAGTAGGTGTTGTTTTAAACCTTATTTTACCAGACAAATCGAAAGCGATTAAAGGAAGTGAAGAGAGCTAA
- a CDS encoding DMT family transporter, whose protein sequence is MIKPSKLKGSLLALLATISFSNVYIFSKLAMKDISLPSFGLLWFGLALFYNLLYYTFFSEKKKISQLPKKSKSTLIFIGLSELISISAFFLSIQLTENPSIVSFLANTSPIFVIILGFFFLKTRYNLLAVIGIVITLSGVLLINYTSSGFNLNNFLQPSSIAALVFALFYGISLLLARQQIKSLPPAMVTVCRTFFLFIGFGLYNIASWQIPQYSLNSLFYIGIGSILGPFMGISLTFASLKYVDASITTLIGTSRSFFIILGAFLFMSILPTTNQLLGGLLTIIGIVLITMEDIKKRS, encoded by the coding sequence ATGATTAAACCATCAAAACTGAAAGGAAGTCTATTGGCACTTTTAGCCACCATCAGTTTTTCAAATGTTTATATTTTCAGCAAATTAGCCATGAAGGATATCAGTTTACCTTCATTTGGATTGCTATGGTTCGGCTTGGCTCTTTTTTACAATCTCTTGTATTATACTTTTTTTAGTGAGAAAAAGAAAATTAGTCAACTTCCTAAAAAATCGAAATCAACTCTTATTTTTATTGGTTTATCAGAGCTCATTTCTATTTCTGCCTTCTTTTTATCTATTCAATTAACCGAAAACCCTTCTATCGTATCTTTTCTTGCCAATACAAGTCCTATTTTTGTAATCATACTTGGATTTTTCTTTTTGAAAACGAGATACAATTTGTTGGCGGTAATAGGCATAGTTATCACCTTGAGTGGTGTTTTACTTATCAATTATACTAGCTCAGGCTTTAATTTGAATAACTTTCTTCAACCTTCGAGTATTGCAGCTTTGGTATTTGCTTTGTTTTATGGAATTAGCTTACTGCTTGCTAGGCAGCAAATAAAGTCATTACCGCCAGCTATGGTAACGGTTTGTAGAACTTTTTTTCTGTTTATTGGATTTGGCCTATACAATATTGCATCGTGGCAGATACCGCAATATTCTCTCAACTCACTTTTTTATATCGGAATCGGATCGATACTAGGACCGTTTATGGGAATATCTTTAACTTTTGCTTCCTTAAAATACGTTGATGCTTCAATAACCACATTAATAGGAACCTCTAGAAGTTTTTTTATTATTCTAGGTGCTTTTCTATTTATGAGCATATTACCTACTACCAATCAATTACTAGGTGGACTTTTAACCATAATTGGAATCGTGCTTATCACAATGGAAGATATAAAGAAAAGATCCTAA
- the recJ gene encoding single-stranded-DNA-specific exonuclease RecJ: MDKRWVIKEPGDEETVSTLMDSLGVDRLVANLLVQRGITSFDSAKKFFRPSLDDLHDPFLMKDMDKAVTRLITALNNQERVMIYGDYDVDGTTSVALVYTFLKKHFDYIDYYIPDRYSEGYGISLKGIDFAAESKVTLVIALDCGIKAMEKIAYAKEKGVDFIICDHHTPDEILPEATAVLDPKRVDCEYPCDCLSGCGVGFKLMQGLSQQLNWPFENLVPLLDLVAVSIASDIVPIENENRVLAHYGLIQLNNTPRLGLKTILNLAGVEKDLTINDVVFKVGPRINAAGRIQSGNRAVQLLIADTMDSAKLIGDTINVMNEDRKELDHTITDEALDRVAKSQTLLAKKSTVLFDRNWHKGVIGIVASRMIETYYRPTVILTESNGMATGSARSVDGFDLYQAISACSDLLENFGGHKYAAGLTMKLANVSEFQQRFEEYVQHNISDDMLVPQIKIDAKIKLSDITPKFYRLLKQFEPFGPKNMTPIFISEDVVDYGYSRQVGRNKEHLKLSVVDDIRDGNVISGIAFQMGNMYPKIAKGSPFNICYSLQENEYMGKVETQMMVRDIKL; encoded by the coding sequence ATGGATAAAAGATGGGTAATCAAAGAGCCGGGAGATGAGGAAACGGTTTCAACACTGATGGATTCATTAGGTGTAGATCGTTTAGTCGCAAACTTGCTGGTGCAGCGAGGGATTACCTCATTCGATTCTGCAAAGAAATTTTTTCGACCAAGTCTCGACGATTTGCATGACCCGTTTTTAATGAAAGATATGGATAAGGCTGTGACCAGATTGATCACAGCCTTAAACAATCAAGAGCGTGTCATGATCTATGGTGACTACGATGTTGATGGAACAACATCGGTTGCTTTGGTTTATACCTTCCTAAAAAAACATTTCGACTATATCGATTATTACATTCCTGATCGTTATTCTGAAGGCTATGGTATTTCTTTAAAGGGAATCGATTTTGCAGCTGAAAGTAAAGTGACTTTGGTCATAGCATTGGATTGTGGTATTAAAGCCATGGAGAAAATTGCATATGCCAAAGAAAAGGGCGTTGATTTCATCATCTGCGATCACCATACACCAGATGAGATTTTACCTGAGGCAACAGCAGTTTTAGATCCTAAGCGTGTAGATTGTGAATATCCTTGTGATTGTCTATCGGGATGTGGTGTTGGTTTTAAGTTAATGCAAGGCTTGAGTCAACAACTTAATTGGCCTTTTGAGAATTTAGTTCCTTTGTTGGATTTGGTTGCTGTGAGTATAGCATCAGATATTGTGCCTATTGAAAATGAGAATCGAGTTTTAGCGCATTATGGACTAATTCAACTGAATAACACACCACGATTAGGCTTAAAAACAATTTTAAATTTAGCTGGTGTCGAAAAAGACTTGACAATTAATGATGTTGTCTTTAAGGTTGGACCGAGAATTAATGCAGCAGGTCGTATTCAATCTGGAAATAGAGCAGTTCAATTGTTGATTGCTGATACAATGGATTCGGCTAAATTAATTGGCGATACCATTAATGTAATGAATGAGGATCGCAAAGAGCTAGATCATACAATAACTGATGAGGCTCTAGATCGAGTTGCTAAAAGTCAAACTTTGTTAGCCAAGAAGAGTACAGTCCTTTTCGATAGAAACTGGCACAAAGGTGTTATTGGGATTGTTGCTTCACGAATGATTGAAACCTATTACCGCCCAACTGTTATCTTAACAGAATCGAATGGAATGGCTACCGGTTCTGCACGATCGGTTGATGGATTCGATTTATATCAGGCTATATCGGCTTGTAGTGATCTTTTAGAAAATTTTGGGGGACATAAATATGCCGCTGGTCTTACAATGAAGTTGGCAAATGTAAGTGAATTTCAGCAACGATTCGAAGAGTACGTTCAACACAATATTTCGGATGATATGTTGGTACCTCAAATAAAAATTGATGCCAAAATTAAACTTTCCGATATTACACCAAAGTTTTATCGCTTGTTAAAGCAATTTGAGCCTTTCGGGCCCAAAAATATGACACCTATTTTCATTAGTGAAGATGTGGTGGATTACGGCTATTCACGTCAGGTTGGTAGAAATAAAGAACATCTAAAATTATCTGTGGTCGATGATATTCGTGATGGTAATGTAATAAGTGGAATTGCATTCCAAATGGGCAATATGTATCCAAAAATTGCAAAAGGGTCGCCTTTCAATATATGCTATTCGTTGCAAGAGAATGAATACATGGGTAAGGTTGAAACTCAAATGATGGTTCGAGATATTAAATTATAA
- a CDS encoding glucose-6-phosphate isomerase: protein MEHIKLSVDKTLNFVSKDDIFKYKEDSKKHLTALQEGTGKGNDYTGWVELPSQITSEELKDIQKTAANIKERVEVLVVIGIGGSYLGAKAVNDALASNFDMLQADNENPLVLYAGQNISEDYLYELMEILENIEFGICVISKSGTTTEPALAFRLLKELLEEGVGKEEARERIVAITDESKGALRTLADQEGYKTFVIPDNVGGRYSVLTPVGLLPIAVAGHDITQLVAGAKAMQEYTFTAQFEENPALLYASTRNALYSKGKEIEILANYNPKLHNVAEWWKQLYGESEGKENKGIFPAAVDFTCDLHSMGQYIQEGRRNIFETVVSIAKTKHKVLIPEDKANLDKLNFLAGKRVDEVNKMAELGTQLAHVDGGVPNLRIELPELNEFYIGELLYFFEIACGVSGYILDVNPFDQPGVEAYKSNMFALLEKPGFEEETKKIKERL, encoded by the coding sequence ATGGAACACATTAAATTAAGTGTCGACAAAACTTTGAACTTTGTTAGTAAAGACGACATCTTTAAGTACAAAGAAGACAGTAAAAAGCATTTAACTGCCCTTCAAGAAGGAACAGGTAAAGGCAATGACTACACAGGATGGGTTGAATTACCATCGCAGATTACATCGGAAGAGTTAAAAGATATTCAAAAAACTGCTGCAAACATAAAAGAACGTGTTGAAGTTCTGGTGGTTATTGGTATTGGAGGTTCATATTTAGGAGCTAAAGCTGTTAACGATGCATTAGCAAGCAACTTTGATATGTTGCAAGCAGATAATGAGAATCCTCTGGTTCTATATGCAGGACAAAATATCAGTGAAGATTACCTTTACGAATTGATGGAGATTCTTGAGAATATTGAATTTGGAATTTGCGTAATTTCTAAATCAGGAACGACTACTGAGCCTGCTCTGGCTTTCCGTCTACTTAAGGAGTTACTGGAAGAAGGTGTAGGAAAAGAAGAAGCCAGAGAAAGAATTGTAGCAATTACAGATGAGTCAAAAGGTGCTTTGCGTACTTTAGCTGATCAAGAAGGTTATAAAACTTTCGTTATTCCTGACAATGTTGGGGGGCGTTATTCAGTATTAACTCCGGTAGGATTACTTCCAATAGCGGTTGCAGGTCATGATATTACACAATTGGTTGCCGGAGCAAAGGCAATGCAAGAATATACTTTTACTGCACAATTCGAAGAGAATCCGGCACTACTTTATGCCTCAACTCGAAACGCTTTATATTCAAAAGGAAAAGAGATTGAAATCTTAGCCAACTATAATCCTAAACTACACAACGTAGCTGAATGGTGGAAACAACTTTATGGCGAGAGTGAAGGAAAAGAGAATAAAGGTATTTTCCCTGCTGCAGTAGACTTCACTTGTGACCTACATTCAATGGGTCAGTATATTCAAGAAGGTAGACGCAATATCTTTGAAACAGTCGTTTCAATTGCAAAAACCAAGCATAAAGTTCTAATTCCTGAAGACAAGGCTAATCTTGACAAACTAAATTTCCTTGCTGGAAAAAGAGTTGATGAAGTAAATAAGATGGCAGAATTGGGAACACAGCTGGCTCATGTTGATGGTGGTGTACCAAACCTAAGAATTGAACTTCCGGAATTAAACGAGTTTTATATTGGAGAATTGCTTTATTTCTTCGAAATAGCTTGTGGTGTTAGTGGTTACATTCTTGACGTTAATCCATTTGACCAACCAGGTGTTGAAGCTTACAAGAGCAATATGTTCGCTTTGTTGGAAAAACCAGGTTTCGAAGAAGAGACTAAAAAAATTAAAGAGAGATTATAA
- the lysS gene encoding lysine--tRNA ligase: MNTLELSEQEVIRRNSLKELQALGINPFPAAQYHVNTFSADILKDFDPEKKNLQEVCIAGRIMSRRIMGKASFIELQDANGRIQVYISRDDICPGEDKTLYNTVFKKLLDIGDFVGIKGYVFKTKVGETSVHTAELTVLSKSIRPLPIVKEKDGKVYDAFTDPELRYRQRYVDLVVNPKVKDTFIKRTQIINSMRELFNSKGYLEVETPILQAIPGGASARPFETHHNALDIPLYMRIANELYLKRLIVGGFDGVYEFAKDFRNEGMDRTHNPEFTVMEIYVAYKDYNWMMDFTEEMIEKVALDLHGKTKLGLGDKEIDFKRPFKRISMTDSILEFTGIDINGMDDVQLREVCKKLNIEADETMGKGKLIDEIFGEKCEGNYIQPTFITDYPVEMSPLCKKHRENPELTERFELMVNGKEVCNAYSELNDPIDQLERFQEQLKLGANGDDEAMFIDMDFVRALEYGMPPTSGMGIGIDRLTMLMTDSHSIQDVLFFPQMRPEKKAVIDGDEKFMDLGISREWVEVIRKAGYQTVAAIKEIKSTKFHQEICGINKKNKMGLKNPSQDEVLAWLS; encoded by the coding sequence ATGAATACGTTAGAACTTAGTGAGCAAGAAGTCATTAGAAGAAATTCCCTAAAAGAACTTCAAGCATTAGGAATAAATCCATTCCCTGCAGCACAATATCATGTAAATACCTTTTCGGCAGATATCCTAAAAGATTTCGACCCAGAAAAGAAAAACCTTCAAGAGGTTTGTATTGCAGGTAGAATTATGAGCCGCCGTATTATGGGTAAGGCTTCTTTTATTGAACTACAAGATGCAAATGGTCGAATTCAGGTTTATATTAGCCGCGATGACATTTGCCCAGGTGAAGATAAAACACTTTACAATACAGTATTCAAAAAACTCTTGGATATAGGTGACTTTGTAGGGATTAAGGGATACGTATTCAAAACAAAAGTTGGCGAAACTTCAGTTCACACTGCTGAGTTAACCGTTCTATCAAAATCTATTCGTCCTCTTCCAATTGTAAAGGAAAAAGACGGTAAAGTATATGATGCTTTTACTGATCCTGAGTTACGTTACCGTCAGCGTTACGTTGACTTGGTTGTTAACCCTAAGGTAAAAGACACATTTATCAAGCGTACTCAAATTATCAACTCAATGCGTGAGCTATTCAATAGCAAAGGTTATCTTGAGGTTGAGACTCCAATTCTACAAGCAATTCCAGGTGGTGCATCTGCTCGTCCATTCGAAACGCATCACAATGCATTGGATATTCCTTTGTATATGCGTATTGCAAATGAGCTTTATCTAAAGCGTTTGATCGTTGGAGGTTTCGATGGTGTTTACGAGTTTGCAAAAGATTTCCGTAACGAAGGTATGGACCGTACTCATAATCCGGAATTTACTGTAATGGAAATTTACGTAGCCTACAAAGACTACAACTGGATGATGGATTTTACTGAAGAAATGATTGAGAAAGTTGCTCTTGATCTTCACGGTAAAACCAAATTGGGATTAGGCGATAAGGAAATTGACTTTAAACGTCCTTTCAAACGTATTTCAATGACTGATTCTATTCTTGAATTTACAGGAATTGATATCAATGGAATGGATGATGTTCAACTTCGAGAAGTTTGTAAAAAACTGAATATCGAAGCGGATGAAACGATGGGTAAAGGAAAATTAATTGATGAAATTTTTGGTGAGAAATGTGAAGGTAACTACATTCAACCAACATTCATCACTGATTACCCAGTTGAAATGTCTCCATTGTGTAAGAAGCATCGTGAAAACCCTGAGTTAACTGAGCGTTTCGAACTAATGGTTAATGGTAAAGAGGTTTGTAATGCTTATTCAGAGCTTAACGACCCTATCGATCAATTGGAGCGTTTCCAAGAGCAACTAAAATTAGGTGCTAATGGCGATGACGAAGCAATGTTTATCGATATGGATTTTGTTCGTGCTCTTGAGTATGGTATGCCTCCTACATCAGGTATGGGAATTGGTATCGACCGTTTAACCATGTTGATGACAGATTCTCATTCTATACAAGATGTGTTATTCTTCCCTCAAATGCGACCAGAAAAGAAAGCTGTGATTGATGGTGATGAGAAATTCATGGATTTAGGTATTTCCAGAGAATGGGTTGAAGTTATTCGCAAAGCCGGATATCAAACTGTTGCTGCAATCAAAGAGATTAAATCAACAAAATTCCACCAAGAGATTTGTGGAATCAATAAGAAAAACAAAATGGGATTGAAAAACCCATCACAAGATGAAGTTCTTGCTTGGCTTTCGTAG